The following is a genomic window from Pseudomonas lurida.
GGCAATATCTTTGCGCGCCGTGCCGGACGCAACCCCGCCCTGCCCCCGGTGATGACCGGCAGCCATATCGACACCCAACCCACCGGCGGCAAGTTCGACGGTTGCTACGGGGTCATGGCGGGCCTGGAGGTGATCCGGACCCTGAATGACTTGAACATCGAAACCCAAGCGCCGATTGAAGTGGTGGTGTGGACCAACGAAGAAGGCTCGCGTTTCCCGCCATGCATGATGGGCTCCGGGGTGTTCGCCGGTCAGTTCGACTTGCAGGACACCCTCGACAAAGTCGATGACCAGGGCCTGTCGGTGGGCGACGAATTGCGGCGCATCGGTTATGCCGGCTCTCGCGCGGTACTCGGCCACCCGGTGGGGGCGTATTTCGAAGCGCATATCGAACAGGGACCGGTACTGGAAGACCAGGCCACCACCATTGGCGTGGTCATGGGTTGCCTGGGCCAGAAGTGGTTTGACCTGACCTTCACGGGTGTCGAGGCCCACGCCGGCCCGACGCCGATGCACCTGCGCAAGGACGCCCTGGTCGGCGCCGCCGAGGTGGTCAGCGCGGTCAACCGCATCGCCCATCAACAGCAACCCCACGCCTGTGGCACGGTGGGCTGCCTGAGCCTGCACCCGGGTTCGCGCAATGTGATTCCTGGCCAGGTGCACATGACGCTCGACCTGCGCCACCTGCACGCGGACAAGCTGCAAGCCATGGTCGATGAAGTGCGCAGCGTGATCGAAGCCACCGCCAAACAACACGGCCTGCACTTCGAACTGACCCCCACCGCCGACTTCCCGCCGCTGGACTTCGCCCCGGCCTGCGTCAACGCCGTGCGTGAAGGTGCCGAGGCCTTGGGCTTGAGCCATATGGACATCGTCAGCGGTGCCGGACACGACGCGATTTTCGTCGCCAAACTGGGCCCGGCCGGGATGATCTTTGTGCCGTGCGAAGGCGGCATCAGCCATAACGAAATCGAAAACGCCGCACCGGACGACCTCGCGGCAGGCTGCGCGGTGCTGCTGCGCGCCATGGTCAATGCGGCCCAGGGGGAAACGCCATGAGCGAGATCGGCCAACTGACGGCAGTGCAACTGCTGCAACATTTTCGCGACAAGACCTTGTCACCGGTGGAAGTCACCGAGGACACCTTGCTGCGTATCGAACGCTATAACCCGGTGGTAAACGCCTATTGCCACGTTGACCCGGAAGGCGCGCTGAACGCCGCGCGCGCCTCGGAACAACGCTGGCTCAACGGCCAGCCTTGCGGTGCATTGGACGGTGTGCCGGCGTCGATCAAAGACCTGACACTGACCCTCGGCATGCCCACTCGCAAGGGGTCGCGCACTTCATCGGCCGAGGGCCCGTGGGACGTCGACGCGCCCTTCACGGCTTTTATGCGCAAGGCCGGCGCGGTGCTGCTGGGCAAGACCACCACCCCGGAATTCGGCTGGAAAGGCGTCACCGACAACCCGCTGTACGGCATCACCCGCAACCCCTGGGACACACGCACCACGGCGGGCGGTTCGTCTGGCGGCGCGGGGGCCGCGGCCGCGTTGAACCTTGGAGTATTGCACCAGGGCAGCGACGCGGGCGGCTCGATCCGTATTCCCTGTGCGTTCACCGGCACGTTCGGCATCAAGCCGACCTTCGGTTATGTGCCACAGTGGCCGGCCAGCTCCATGACCATCCTCTCGCACCTGGGGCCGATGACCCGCACCGTGGAGGACAGTGTGCTGATGCTGCAGACCATCGCCCAGCCGGATCCGCGGGACGGCCTGATCGGTGCGCCGAGGGCCACGCCATGGTTGTCGGGCGCGGCTGATTTGAAAGGGTTGCGCGTGGCCTACAGTCCGAACTTTGGTTACGTGGACGTCGACCCGCAGGTGGCCAAGGTGGTCGCCCAGGCAGTGGCAGGCCTGGTGCAGCTGGGCGCGCATGTCGAGCAGATCGACCCGGGCTTCAGCGACCCGCTGGAAGTATTCAGCACCTTGTGGGCGGCCGGTGCCGCACGCCTGACCGGGCCGATGAGCGAGGCGCAGAAACAACTGCTGGACCCCGGCCTGCTGCGCATCGCTCAGCGTGGCGAGCAGTTGAGCCTGGACGACTTCAACGCAGCCCTTGAAGCCCGCGCCGCACTGGTGGCGCGCATGGCCGCGTTCCACGAACACTACGATGTGCTGGTATCGCCAATGATGCCCATCACGGCATTCGACGCCGGGCATGATGTGCCGCCCGGTTCCGGCTTGCAGGAATGGACGCAGTGGACGCCGTTCACCTACCCCTTCAACCTGACCCAGCAGCCGGCGGCGTCAGTGCCGTGTGGGCTGGCGGCGAATGGCTTGCCGGTGGGCTTGCATGTGGTGGGCGCACGGTTTGCGGATGAGCATGTGTTGAGGGTGTGCCAGGCGTATGCCAAGGCGTTCCCCACCGAGCACTTGCAAGCCCCAATCACCAGAAAAACCTAGCGCTCAATATGGGAGCGGCTCCCCCCAATAGCCATGGCTATCGTCATAGCAACCAACCCAAACCACGATGCGAAGCGAGCCGCTGTTGATCTGGCTGTTGATCTGGCTGTTGATCTGGCTTTTGATCTTGCCTTTGATCTGAGGCGCCCCATCAAACACGCTGGCCGGAATTCGACAGGGATTTGGGGGGTAAACCGGCAGGGATGCCGGTTTAGCCGCCCCGCGCCATGGAGGGCGCGTGGCGGCGGCCCCCCAAATCACTGTCGGATTACGGGCACACCGAGCGTGAGCGAGGTGCCGAGTGTTGGGGCAAGAGCCCTTTGGTTACTTTGGGGCTCTTTTCCAAAGTGACCCGCTGTAAGAGCGGAACCAATATCAGCCGTAACCTAAATAACGGATATGTACCCGGTCTGATCCAACATCCAGGTCGGCTGTCAGGCCGCCTTCGCGGGCAAGCCCGCTCCCACAGTTAGATCGCGGGATGACAGGTAGATAGTGGTTGGCTGTCAGGCCGCTTTCGCGAGCAAGCCCACTCCCACCTTTTTTGGATCGCGGGTCAGCTATCAGGTAGCCAGTCGGGGCAAAGCCCCCTGCCACAGGCTCGCCCGCATTCCATTACACTGTCCCCCATTCATCCCGGGGGCTTCATGGACATCGAACTGGCACGCACCTTCCTCGAAATTACCCGCTGCGGCAGCCTGGCCGCGGCGGCCGAGAAACTGCACGTCACCCAGACCGCCATCACCGCGCGGGTCAAGAACCTGGAAAGCCAGTTGGGCAGCACGCTGTTCGTGCGCAACCGCGCCGGCGCGCGCCTGACCGCCGACGGCGAAGCCTTCGTGGTGTACGCCAACCAGCTGCTGCAAACCTGGGAAGCGGCAAAACGCGACCTGCCATTGCCGGAGGGCTATCGCAATGTGCTGCACATCGGCGGCGAGGTCAGCCTGTGCAACCCGTTGATGCTCGGCTGGGCCCAGGCCCTGCGTCAACAAATCCCCGGCCATGCGCTGCGCACCGAAGTGCGCGAGGGCGACTACCTGTTGCGCCAGCTGGAACTGGGCGTGCTGGACGCTGCCTTGGTGTTCCAGCCGCAATACTGGCCGGGCTTGCAGGTGGAGCAGGTGCTGGAAGAGAAACTGATCCTGGTAGAACTGGTGAGCAACCCGGCCCCCTACGTGTACATCGACTGGGGCCCCGGCTTTCGCCAGCAGCATGACGCCGCCCTGCCCGACAAGGCCCGTGCCGCGCTGAGTTTCAACCTCGGCCCGCTGGCGCTGCAGTACATCCTGGAGAACGGCGGCGCCGGCTATTTCCGTACCCGCGTGGTGCAAAGCTACCTCGACAGCGGCGTGATGCAGCGCGTGCCCAAGGCGCCGGAGTTCAACTTCCCCACGTTTGTGGTGTATGCGCGGGCGCGGGATTCGGCGGTGTTGCAACAGGCGCTGGCGTTGCTGCGTGAAGTGGTCAAGGTGGAAAGTGACTGGTCGCAGCGCTGGGATCCGCTGATTTGAAGCAACAATATCGGCCGCGCATGCTAGCCTGCGGGTGTTTCCTTTTGCAGCCTTACCGATGAACAAGAAAAAGTCCGTCACCATCAGCGACATCGCCAAACGGGTCGGCATGACCACCATCACGGTGTCGCGCGCACTGAGCAAGCCCGACTTGGTCAAGCCGGCCACCCTGGCGCGCATCCTCGAAGTGGCGCGGGAGATGGACTATGTGCCCAACGCCTTCGCCCGCGGGCTCAAGCGCAGTGAAAGCCTGATCATCGGCGTGATCACCGCGTCGGTGGACAACCCGTTCTACAGCGAAATGATCAAGGCGATTTCCCGCGAGGCCAAACTGCACGGCTACACCATCATGCTGGTGGACACCGATGAGCTCGAAGAGCTGGAAAGCAAAGCCGTGGACACGCTGTTGGGCTACCGCGTGGCCGGGATCATCCTGTCGCCGGTCTCGGATGAGCCGAGCTACCAGCCCGATTACCTCGAACGCCTGGGCAACGGAAAGACCCCGGTGGTGCTGCTTGATCGCACGATCCACGAGAGCCCATTCAGCCGCGTGGTGCTCGACAACTACCACAGCGGCATCCAGGCCGCGCATTACCTGCTGCGCCAGACGCCCCAGCTCAAGCGCCTGCTGGTGCTGACCGGCCCCGAGCACTCACGCATCACCGTCGAACGCCTCAAGGGCCTGCGCGAAGTGTTGGCCGAACATCCCCAGGTGCAGGTCGAAGTGCAGGCCGGCGACTACACGCTGATGCCCTCCTACCTGCACACCCTCGACTACCTGGCCGAACACTCGGCGCCGGACGCGATCATGGGTTTCAACCAGTTGATCACCCTGGGCGCCCTGCGCGCGTTGCGCATGCACAATATCCCCCACGACAGCCTGACCATCTGCGGCATCGACCGCCTGCCCTTCGCTGATATCTTCGGCGTCCCCATCGCTTGCGTGGCCCACGACGCCTCGCTGGCTGGCAGCAGCGCAGTCCGCCTGCTGCTTGACCGCCTCGAAGACCCGTACAAGCCACGGGACAAAGTGGTGATCGCCGGCCAGTTGGAAAACGGCTAGCGGCTCGTGTAGCCACCGTCGATGGGCAGGCTGACGCCGCTGATCATGCTGGCGGCGCCGCTGAGCAGGAACAGGACGGGCAAGGCCACTTCTACAGATTGCGCAAAACGCCCCAGCGGGATTGCCGCCAGCGCCGGATCGCGCTTGGCTGGGTCCGACCAGGCCACGGCCGCCATGGGCGTGAGCGTGACCGTGGGGTTGACGCTGTTGACGCGAATGCCGAAGCGGCCCCATTCGGCGCATTGCACGCGGGTAATCGCATCGAGTGCGGCCTTGGAGGCGCAGTAACCGAGGTGATCGTCCAGGGCGACTAGCGCGGCCTGGCTGGAGACATTGACGATGCTGCCGGCAATCTTCGCCTCGATCATTTTTGCCGCCACACGGCTGCCGACCTGGGCGGCGGCACGGGCGTTGACCTGCATCACCTGGTCGAAGGCTTCGGCGCTGATGGCGGCAGCGGGCTCCAAGCGCGAGATGCCGGCGCAGTTGACCAGGCCGTGCAGCGGCGGCAGGGCCCGCAGGGCTTCGTCGAGGGCAGCGCTGTCGGCGATGTCCAGGCACAGGGTGTGGCAGCCAAGTTGGGCCAGGGCTTGCGCGTCACGCCCCAGGGCGAAGACTTCGGCGCCACTGGCGATCAACTGTTGGGCAATTTCGCGACCGATGCCGCTGCTGGCGCCGGTGACAAGGACACGCTGGTGGGTGAAGTCAAAGGTGGTGGTCATGGTCACGGTTCCCTAGACGATGAAGGTCCCCCGTGGGCGCTGGCTTGCCTGTGCCCACAAGGGATCGAGTTGATTCAGTGGGTTTGCAGGCTGTGCATGATCGGTTTCAGCGCCGGGTACAGCTTCAGGTACTCGCCAAACGCACGGTCATACGCCTCGACGTTTTCCGTCTTGGGCTGCGCCCGCAACGCCAGTTGCACCCACCCCTTGTCCATCTCCCCATCACTCACCAACCCCACCGTATGCGCCGCCAGCAACGCCGCCCCCATCGCCGCTTCCACCTCCTGGACAATGGTGTACACCGGGTACTGCGTGACATCCGCGATGATCTGCATCCACAGGTCCGAATGGCTCGCCCCACCGACCACGATCAAGCGCGGGTCCAGGGAATGCGCGCCGCGCGTGCCCGCTTCGATGTTGTGCCGCAGGGCAAAACTCACCCCCTCCAGCACCGCGCGATACAGGTGAATGCGACTGTGATAGAGGTTCAAGCCGACAAAGCTGCCGCTGGCACGGTCATCCCAAACCGGGCTGCGTTCACCCATCAGGTACGGCAGGAACAACAGGCCTTCGCTGCCCGCCGGGATGTTCATCGCGCGCTGTTCCAGCAACACCAGGCTGTCTTGGCCGGTGGCCTTGGCCTGCTGCTCCTCGGCCTGGCAGAACTGCTCGCGAAACCAGCTCACCGACGCACCGGCCGTGATCGCACCGCCGAAGATATACAGGTCGCGGTGGCCGTTGCAGACGTGGGGCATGCTCACCAACCCGTGGTGTGCATCCACCTGTTGGTTCAAGTAACCCCAGCACATGCTGGTGCCAATC
Proteins encoded in this region:
- a CDS encoding Zn-dependent hydrolase; the protein is MNSFAQPLQSNAPLINRDRLWQSLMDLAQLGATVKGGVCRLALTDLDRQARDLFVQWCEAAGCSVGVDAIGNIFARRAGRNPALPPVMTGSHIDTQPTGGKFDGCYGVMAGLEVIRTLNDLNIETQAPIEVVVWTNEEGSRFPPCMMGSGVFAGQFDLQDTLDKVDDQGLSVGDELRRIGYAGSRAVLGHPVGAYFEAHIEQGPVLEDQATTIGVVMGCLGQKWFDLTFTGVEAHAGPTPMHLRKDALVGAAEVVSAVNRIAHQQQPHACGTVGCLSLHPGSRNVIPGQVHMTLDLRHLHADKLQAMVDEVRSVIEATAKQHGLHFELTPTADFPPLDFAPACVNAVREGAEALGLSHMDIVSGAGHDAIFVAKLGPAGMIFVPCEGGISHNEIENAAPDDLAAGCAVLLRAMVNAAQGETP
- a CDS encoding amidase; amino-acid sequence: MSEIGQLTAVQLLQHFRDKTLSPVEVTEDTLLRIERYNPVVNAYCHVDPEGALNAARASEQRWLNGQPCGALDGVPASIKDLTLTLGMPTRKGSRTSSAEGPWDVDAPFTAFMRKAGAVLLGKTTTPEFGWKGVTDNPLYGITRNPWDTRTTAGGSSGGAGAAAALNLGVLHQGSDAGGSIRIPCAFTGTFGIKPTFGYVPQWPASSMTILSHLGPMTRTVEDSVLMLQTIAQPDPRDGLIGAPRATPWLSGAADLKGLRVAYSPNFGYVDVDPQVAKVVAQAVAGLVQLGAHVEQIDPGFSDPLEVFSTLWAAGAARLTGPMSEAQKQLLDPGLLRIAQRGEQLSLDDFNAALEARAALVARMAAFHEHYDVLVSPMMPITAFDAGHDVPPGSGLQEWTQWTPFTYPFNLTQQPAASVPCGLAANGLPVGLHVVGARFADEHVLRVCQAYAKAFPTEHLQAPITRKT
- a CDS encoding LysR family transcriptional regulator, with product MDIELARTFLEITRCGSLAAAAEKLHVTQTAITARVKNLESQLGSTLFVRNRAGARLTADGEAFVVYANQLLQTWEAAKRDLPLPEGYRNVLHIGGEVSLCNPLMLGWAQALRQQIPGHALRTEVREGDYLLRQLELGVLDAALVFQPQYWPGLQVEQVLEEKLILVELVSNPAPYVYIDWGPGFRQQHDAALPDKARAALSFNLGPLALQYILENGGAGYFRTRVVQSYLDSGVMQRVPKAPEFNFPTFVVYARARDSAVLQQALALLREVVKVESDWSQRWDPLI
- a CDS encoding LacI family DNA-binding transcriptional regulator, which encodes MNKKKSVTISDIAKRVGMTTITVSRALSKPDLVKPATLARILEVAREMDYVPNAFARGLKRSESLIIGVITASVDNPFYSEMIKAISREAKLHGYTIMLVDTDELEELESKAVDTLLGYRVAGIILSPVSDEPSYQPDYLERLGNGKTPVVLLDRTIHESPFSRVVLDNYHSGIQAAHYLLRQTPQLKRLLVLTGPEHSRITVERLKGLREVLAEHPQVQVEVQAGDYTLMPSYLHTLDYLAEHSAPDAIMGFNQLITLGALRALRMHNIPHDSLTICGIDRLPFADIFGVPIACVAHDASLAGSSAVRLLLDRLEDPYKPRDKVVIAGQLENG
- a CDS encoding SDR family oxidoreductase, which translates into the protein MTTTFDFTHQRVLVTGASSGIGREIAQQLIASGAEVFALGRDAQALAQLGCHTLCLDIADSAALDEALRALPPLHGLVNCAGISRLEPAAAISAEAFDQVMQVNARAAAQVGSRVAAKMIEAKIAGSIVNVSSQAALVALDDHLGYCASKAALDAITRVQCAEWGRFGIRVNSVNPTVTLTPMAAVAWSDPAKRDPALAAIPLGRFAQSVEVALPVLFLLSGAASMISGVSLPIDGGYTSR